A single window of Micrococcaceae bacterium Sec5.1 DNA harbors:
- a CDS encoding DUF222 domain-containing protein → MERNRESQAAMSVSAVPGSVAVTAGSRDSGSGGFDVEDLLAGVGSFRVRAGSAALIDQIRGLEDVKSAIAALQARASVAFDLAQRREQASAGVSSAEQGQGVGAQVALARRESPNKGSRLLGLAKALVSEMPRTMAALETGHLNEWRATLLVKETACLSVEDRAAVDEELAPDTGTFDGAGDKTIIAAAKAAAYRRDPRSVTQRAAHAASERHVSLRPAPDTMTILTALLPVAQGVAAYAALTRHADSARSGGDTRTRGQVMADTLTERLTGTPGGISGVDVQLVMTDRTLFQGDSEPARLTGYGIVPAEWARTLLAGGSNQADGELGDGGRDGESRINGQTGTSGEAGVVGQRESTQAQPGHASKDGAEFKVLLRRLYTAPSSGELLAMDSKARLFPPGMRRFIETRDDTCRTPYCDAPIRHIDHIVPWHNGGATSLANGAGLCEACNHTKENPHWNVKTIPGGRHELEVSTPTGHIYQSKAPRLPGHDRSPATAPSPSSLAPSSPSPSSLAASSPEPSSPLHPEAPATASWSPDSTVTHFSMAGMLLENVLLHRTSWN, encoded by the coding sequence ATGGAGCGGAACCGAGAGAGCCAAGCAGCTATGTCGGTTTCCGCCGTGCCGGGTTCCGTTGCTGTGACCGCTGGCTCCAGGGACTCGGGCTCCGGTGGCTTTGACGTTGAGGATTTGCTTGCTGGGGTGGGCTCCTTCCGCGTCCGTGCAGGCAGTGCTGCTTTGATTGATCAGATTCGTGGTTTGGAGGACGTGAAGTCCGCGATCGCGGCTTTGCAGGCGCGGGCGTCGGTGGCGTTTGACCTGGCGCAGCGCCGCGAACAAGCCTCTGCCGGTGTCTCCTCAGCTGAGCAGGGCCAGGGTGTGGGTGCGCAGGTCGCACTGGCCCGGCGGGAATCACCCAACAAAGGGTCCCGGCTCCTCGGACTGGCCAAGGCACTGGTCTCGGAGATGCCGCGCACCATGGCCGCCCTGGAAACCGGGCACCTGAACGAATGGCGAGCCACTCTGTTGGTGAAGGAAACCGCGTGCCTGTCCGTCGAAGACCGGGCAGCCGTGGATGAGGAACTCGCCCCCGACACCGGAACCTTCGACGGCGCCGGAGACAAAACCATCATCGCCGCCGCGAAAGCCGCAGCCTACCGGCGGGACCCCCGTTCCGTGACCCAACGCGCAGCCCATGCCGCGTCCGAGCGCCACGTCAGCCTCCGCCCGGCCCCGGACACCATGACCATCCTCACCGCACTGCTTCCGGTCGCCCAAGGGGTCGCCGCCTACGCCGCGCTCACCCGGCACGCGGACTCGGCCCGCTCGGGCGGGGACACCCGGACCCGGGGCCAGGTCATGGCCGACACCCTGACCGAACGCCTCACCGGCACCCCCGGCGGGATCAGCGGCGTTGATGTGCAGCTCGTCATGACCGACCGGACCCTTTTCCAAGGCGACAGCGAACCAGCACGGCTTACTGGCTACGGAATTGTCCCCGCCGAATGGGCCCGAACGCTCCTCGCCGGAGGCAGCAACCAGGCAGACGGCGAACTAGGGGACGGCGGGAGGGACGGGGAGTCGCGAATCAATGGTCAGACCGGAACCAGCGGCGAGGCCGGGGTTGTCGGGCAACGGGAATCCACACAAGCCCAGCCGGGTCACGCATCCAAGGACGGTGCAGAGTTCAAAGTCTTGCTTCGCCGCCTCTACACCGCACCCTCCTCCGGTGAACTGCTGGCCATGGACTCCAAAGCCCGACTCTTCCCACCCGGAATGCGCCGCTTCATCGAAACCCGCGACGACACCTGCCGCACCCCCTACTGCGACGCGCCCATCCGCCACATAGACCACATCGTCCCCTGGCACAACGGCGGTGCCACGAGCCTGGCCAACGGCGCGGGGCTCTGCGAAGCCTGCAACCACACCAAAGAAAACCCCCACTGGAACGTGAAAACAATCCCTGGCGGGCGACATGAACTGGAAGTCAGCACTCCCACCGGACACATATACCAATCCAAAGCCCCACGCCTACCGGGCCACGATCGCTCTCCAGCAACTGCCCCGTCACCTTCTTCACTGGCACCGTCTTCGCCGTCACCTTCTTCACTGGCAGCGTCTTCACCGGAGCCGTCATCACCGTTGCATCCAGAGGCGCCAGCAACAGCGTCATGGTCACCAGATTCGACTGTTACGCACTTTTCCATGGCTGGGATGCTGCTGGAGAACGTCTTGCTGCACCGCACCAGCTGGAACTGA
- a CDS encoding EAL domain-containing protein: MAQEAGSFPPGGGADHPSAEDVNASTFAQGMTMREQVMDIIDAILADSDTKSEGARNKLRQLIEARPDDPEGALLEHLLETRKASAAEPAVPIRQEVSSVHLESSDAARTVTVPVSQEVREDIQAILADKLLLTAFQPVHALPDGNVVGVEALTRFVGEDGAGADVWFREAAEAGLGTELEIAALHCALTAAKDVPNDMYVALNLTPATSRDPRVRNLLAAASLAPDRIIVELTGSLEALEGQTRDDGLGQLRSLGLRVAVSASGAGFVSMDLLSELSPDIIKLDRHLIEGIEGSEGQRIRARAVVELAREVGAAVVAEGIETPAELKEVTALKVTAAQGYLLGRPSVHPLDWSAWSIRAQAEAQPTS, from the coding sequence ATGGCTCAAGAAGCGGGCTCTTTTCCACCGGGCGGCGGTGCTGACCACCCATCAGCGGAGGACGTCAACGCGTCCACCTTTGCCCAGGGCATGACCATGCGTGAACAGGTGATGGACATCATCGATGCCATCCTCGCTGATTCTGATACCAAGAGCGAAGGGGCCAGGAACAAACTTCGCCAGCTCATCGAGGCTCGTCCGGATGATCCTGAGGGCGCTTTGCTGGAGCATCTGCTGGAAACCCGGAAGGCTTCGGCCGCAGAGCCGGCGGTTCCGATTCGGCAGGAAGTCTCCAGCGTCCACCTCGAGTCCTCTGACGCAGCGCGCACGGTGACTGTTCCCGTAAGCCAGGAGGTCCGGGAAGACATCCAGGCAATACTCGCGGACAAGCTGTTGTTGACGGCATTCCAGCCGGTCCACGCGCTGCCTGACGGAAACGTGGTGGGCGTCGAAGCGTTGACGCGGTTTGTCGGTGAGGACGGCGCCGGAGCGGATGTCTGGTTCCGCGAGGCCGCGGAAGCCGGCTTGGGGACTGAATTGGAGATCGCAGCCCTTCATTGCGCGCTGACTGCTGCAAAAGACGTCCCCAACGACATGTATGTCGCCTTGAACCTTACTCCGGCGACGTCCCGTGACCCGAGAGTCCGGAACCTGCTTGCTGCAGCGTCGCTGGCCCCGGACCGGATCATCGTTGAACTAACCGGCAGCTTGGAAGCCTTGGAAGGCCAAACGCGCGACGACGGACTTGGCCAGTTGCGCTCGCTCGGCTTGCGCGTTGCTGTCAGCGCCTCCGGAGCAGGTTTCGTTTCCATGGACCTGCTGAGCGAGCTGAGCCCCGACATCATCAAACTCGATCGCCATCTCATCGAAGGCATCGAAGGGAGCGAGGGGCAACGGATCCGGGCCAGGGCAGTGGTCGAGCTCGCCCGCGAAGTTGGAGCTGCGGTGGTCGCGGAGGGCATCGAAACTCCCGCGGAACTCAAGGAAGTCACGGCGTTAAAGGTGACTGCTGCCCAGGGATACTTGCTCGGACGCCCCTCGGTTCACCCCTTGGATTGGTCCGCCTGGAGCATTCGCGCACAAGCCGAGGCCCAGCCGACGAGCTAA
- a CDS encoding Nramp family divalent metal transporter produces MATPTLQRRPTPAKVWSRLLLLGPAFVAAIAYVDPGNVAANLTAGANYGYLLVWVLVAANAMAVLVQYQSAKLGLATGLSLPEILGKRLGTKGRRLYWAQAEIVAGATDMAEVIGGAVALNLLFGLPLLAGGLIVGVASMMLLALQSRRGQRSFEYAILVLLGIIAVGFVSGLFVNPPDAGSALGGLLPRFEGTDTVLLAASMLGATVMPHAIYLHSALARDRHGFSENPAVRTRLIRATRFDVVGALLLAGVVNISMLLLAASSLRGIEGTDTIAGAHAAVTSALGPAIGIIFAIGLLASGLASTSVGCYAGATIMGGLLKVRIPLLTRRVITLIPALIVLGAGVEPTLALVLSQVLLSFGIPFALIPLIRLTGKREVMGIHADSKPLKIAGWTSASLIVGLNIVLITLTISGHS; encoded by the coding sequence ATGGCCACCCCCACCCTGCAAAGACGACCCACGCCCGCAAAGGTATGGTCGCGACTACTTCTGCTTGGCCCTGCATTCGTGGCGGCGATCGCGTACGTGGACCCCGGCAACGTGGCCGCAAACCTGACGGCGGGAGCAAATTACGGGTATTTGCTGGTGTGGGTGCTGGTTGCAGCCAACGCCATGGCAGTCCTCGTGCAGTACCAATCAGCGAAGCTCGGTCTGGCAACCGGCCTGAGCCTTCCCGAGATCCTCGGCAAGCGGCTTGGAACCAAGGGCCGGCGCCTTTACTGGGCGCAGGCCGAGATCGTTGCCGGCGCCACGGACATGGCCGAGGTGATTGGCGGTGCGGTTGCGCTCAATCTCTTGTTCGGGCTGCCACTCCTGGCCGGCGGCCTGATCGTCGGCGTCGCGTCAATGATGCTGTTGGCACTGCAGTCCCGCCGCGGCCAGCGCTCCTTCGAGTACGCGATCCTGGTATTGCTGGGCATCATTGCCGTCGGGTTTGTCTCCGGCTTGTTCGTCAATCCTCCGGATGCCGGAAGCGCATTGGGCGGTTTGCTTCCCCGCTTTGAGGGCACGGATACAGTCCTGTTGGCAGCAAGCATGCTCGGCGCCACCGTGATGCCGCACGCGATTTATCTGCACTCGGCTTTGGCCAGAGACCGGCACGGATTCTCCGAAAACCCGGCTGTGCGGACGCGGCTGATTCGCGCAACCCGCTTTGACGTAGTGGGCGCCCTCTTGCTTGCCGGCGTCGTGAACATTTCGATGCTCCTGCTGGCTGCCTCCAGCCTCAGGGGCATTGAGGGAACGGATACGATTGCCGGTGCCCACGCGGCCGTAACATCGGCACTTGGCCCCGCAATCGGCATCATCTTCGCGATTGGCTTGCTCGCCTCCGGCCTCGCGTCAACATCGGTAGGCTGCTATGCCGGCGCAACCATCATGGGCGGCCTGCTCAAGGTGCGCATCCCGTTGCTGACCCGCCGTGTGATCACCCTCATTCCGGCATTGATCGTCCTGGGAGCGGGTGTTGAGCCCACCCTGGCGCTGGTCCTAAGCCAGGTCCTGCTGAGCTTTGGAATTCCCTTCGCGCTGATCCCACTCATAAGACTCACCGGTAAGCGCGAGGTCATGGGCATCCATGCGGACTCCAAGCCATTGAAGATAGCAGGCTGGACGAGTGCAAGTTTGATTGTTGGGCTCAACATAGTGCTGATTACGCTTACTATCAGCGGGCATTCCTAA
- a CDS encoding SGNH/GDSL hydrolase family protein has product MNASSADGPAQGGPVTFGTRLHPWSRYVALGDSFTEGVGDPEPGSPGGLRGWADRVAEELSVGHEDFAYANLAVRGLLLHQILEEQVAPALELQPDLITLNAGGNDLLFHRSDPDKLALELDSGVKVLAATGATILLFAGPDWGATPVLGHARGKVAIFNENMRIIAARHDAVIADLWALRQLTNPQMWDPDRLHFSPLGQHTIAMMVLETLNVPHTLEPMIPKALPPRTWREARADDIVWAREHLVPWVLQRLTQRLADDNRHPKRPDPGPVFGAGMPPGTYVVTDPHNVHREGEPLGN; this is encoded by the coding sequence ATGAACGCCTCCAGCGCCGATGGTCCGGCGCAGGGTGGCCCTGTCACCTTCGGGACCCGCCTGCACCCGTGGAGCCGCTACGTGGCGCTGGGTGATTCCTTCACCGAAGGGGTTGGCGATCCGGAGCCCGGCAGCCCCGGTGGACTAAGGGGCTGGGCTGACAGGGTTGCGGAGGAACTAAGCGTCGGACATGAGGACTTCGCCTATGCCAACCTCGCAGTGCGGGGACTGCTGCTCCACCAGATCCTGGAAGAGCAAGTGGCCCCGGCCCTTGAACTGCAACCGGATCTCATAACGCTCAACGCCGGTGGAAACGACCTGCTGTTCCATAGGAGCGATCCCGACAAACTCGCCCTCGAACTTGATTCCGGCGTGAAGGTCCTGGCGGCCACCGGCGCAACAATCCTGCTGTTCGCGGGTCCCGACTGGGGTGCAACCCCGGTGCTCGGGCATGCCCGTGGCAAAGTAGCCATCTTCAACGAAAACATGCGCATCATCGCCGCCCGCCACGACGCCGTGATCGCCGATCTCTGGGCGCTGCGCCAGCTCACCAACCCGCAAATGTGGGATCCGGACCGGCTGCATTTCTCCCCGCTGGGCCAGCACACCATCGCCATGATGGTGCTCGAGACGCTCAATGTCCCGCACACCTTGGAGCCGATGATTCCTAAGGCCCTGCCTCCACGCACGTGGCGGGAGGCCAGGGCGGACGACATCGTCTGGGCTCGGGAACACCTGGTTCCCTGGGTTCTTCAACGTCTCACGCAACGGCTGGCCGACGACAATCGGCACCCCAAGCGGCCGGATCCCGGTCCTGTTTTTGGCGCCGGAATGCCGCCGGGGACCTACGTGGTAACGGATCCGCACAACGTGCACAGAGAAGGAGAACCCCTGGGCAATTAG
- a CDS encoding CPBP family intramembrane glutamic endopeptidase has product MMSTSTESRTALTWKLLPAAMLSLSGVPLFALGNDFLGYALLAASIVTAAFIDHGLMRHLALVAAGMVTISLVPLNADLSIEHMALMGGALALAVLVPWLVSRYLYNEKTIKFPVNTGRAWPLAAKLYLVGVVGLGYFILPAYLIRTGVYQNWPAVSDPTIFWRLFLGVNSVGIWDELFFICTTFTLLRQHFPDWLANLLQAVVFSSFLWEIGYQAWGPLLTFPFALLQGYTFKLTKSFTYVVSVHLLFDFVLFLALVHAHNRDWLPIFLY; this is encoded by the coding sequence GTGATGTCGACTTCCACGGAATCCCGGACCGCGCTCACTTGGAAGCTTTTGCCGGCAGCGATGCTCTCCCTGTCCGGCGTGCCGCTTTTCGCCTTGGGAAACGATTTTCTTGGTTACGCACTCCTTGCGGCCAGCATTGTCACCGCTGCGTTTATCGACCACGGCTTGATGCGGCACCTCGCGTTGGTAGCTGCCGGAATGGTCACGATCAGCCTGGTACCCCTGAATGCGGATCTGAGCATCGAACACATGGCACTCATGGGTGGCGCCTTGGCCTTGGCCGTGTTGGTTCCGTGGCTTGTATCCCGGTACCTGTACAACGAAAAGACGATCAAATTTCCAGTCAACACGGGCCGTGCATGGCCGCTCGCCGCGAAGCTATACCTGGTGGGCGTTGTAGGGCTTGGATACTTCATCCTGCCGGCCTACCTGATCCGGACAGGCGTCTACCAAAATTGGCCGGCCGTCTCCGATCCCACCATCTTCTGGCGCCTCTTCCTCGGGGTGAACTCGGTGGGCATTTGGGACGAACTGTTCTTCATCTGCACCACTTTCACGCTGTTGCGTCAGCACTTCCCCGACTGGCTGGCCAACCTCCTGCAAGCCGTGGTTTTCTCGTCCTTTCTCTGGGAGATCGGCTACCAGGCCTGGGGTCCCCTGCTCACCTTCCCCTTCGCACTGCTACAGGGCTACACATTCAAGCTGACGAAGTCCTTCACATATGTGGTGTCAGTTCATCTGCTCTTCGATTTCGTCCTGTTCCTGGCTTTGGTCCATGCGCACAACCGTGATTGGTTGCCCATCTTCCTGTATTGA
- a CDS encoding FadR/GntR family transcriptional regulator, whose product MSLLDSWTAGQTKVVRVGAAEAVLATLRAAIEDGSLPVGSRLDSEATLAQQFGVSRTMVREALKSSNALGLTVTRTGKGTFVIADKVGQDLKLGKYSARELLQARPHIEVPAASLAAEHRSQQDVESLREILLAMDKEDDLEQWVILNSEFHAIIARSSGNGVFASMLSDIDEAMANQSSTLNQVVDRRKESGLEHAAIFEAIENGSAEDAGIAMMRHLHGVEGSLGAVLPVSAP is encoded by the coding sequence ATCAGCCTGTTGGACAGCTGGACTGCTGGACAAACCAAAGTCGTAAGGGTCGGTGCCGCCGAGGCAGTGCTTGCCACCCTGAGGGCTGCCATTGAAGACGGCAGCCTCCCAGTAGGTTCGCGCCTGGATTCGGAAGCCACGTTGGCGCAGCAGTTCGGCGTCAGCAGGACCATGGTGCGCGAGGCCCTGAAGTCTTCAAATGCCTTGGGCCTGACCGTAACCCGGACGGGCAAGGGCACTTTCGTCATCGCCGACAAAGTTGGCCAGGACCTGAAACTGGGCAAGTATTCGGCACGCGAACTCCTGCAGGCCCGGCCTCACATTGAAGTGCCGGCCGCCAGTTTGGCAGCGGAACACCGCAGCCAGCAGGATGTCGAATCCCTCCGGGAAATCCTGCTGGCAATGGATAAAGAAGACGATCTGGAACAGTGGGTCATCCTCAATTCCGAGTTCCACGCAATCATCGCCCGCAGCAGTGGCAATGGCGTCTTCGCTTCGATGCTTTCCGACATCGACGAGGCCATGGCCAACCAGTCCAGCACCTTGAACCAGGTAGTGGACCGGAGGAAGGAATCCGGACTTGAGCACGCGGCCATTTTTGAAGCCATCGAAAATGGCTCGGCCGAGGATGCCGGGATCGCCATGATGCGGCACCTTCATGGCGTAGAAGGATCGCTAGGGGCTGTCCTACCGGTTTCGGCGCCCTGA
- a CDS encoding MarR family transcriptional regulator, with translation MDANGHAKGYWYGKDPGEIALAVDVLNALRDYRVSEQAMRRRTRSAMGMGEKDLLALRYLFEAEAAGKVMKPKDLGDRLGITSASMTTLIDRLVDSGHIRREPHPTDRRALILRPTAGSDQEVRHTLGGMHRRILNVASALSPVEARVVMDFLLNMREALDTIDEDPTDEHSRNPGPTPS, from the coding sequence ATGGACGCAAATGGCCACGCCAAGGGCTACTGGTACGGCAAGGACCCCGGGGAGATAGCCCTTGCCGTTGACGTCCTGAATGCCCTCCGGGATTATCGTGTCTCGGAACAGGCCATGCGTCGAAGGACCCGCTCTGCCATGGGTATGGGCGAAAAGGACCTCTTGGCCTTGCGGTACCTTTTCGAAGCCGAAGCGGCGGGCAAGGTGATGAAACCCAAGGATCTGGGCGATCGCTTGGGCATAACGTCAGCGTCCATGACCACGCTGATCGATCGTTTGGTGGACTCCGGCCACATCCGGCGCGAACCGCATCCTACGGATCGTCGGGCCTTGATTCTGCGGCCGACTGCCGGTTCCGATCAGGAAGTCCGGCACACGCTTGGTGGAATGCATCGCCGCATTTTGAACGTAGCCAGCGCCCTCAGCCCAGTAGAAGCGCGGGTGGTGATGGACTTCCTCCTGAACATGCGCGAAGCCTTGGACACGATTGACGAAGACCCAACCGACGAACACTCGAGGAACCCGGGACCTACGCCCTCATGA
- the idi gene encoding isopentenyl-diphosphate Delta-isomerase codes for MNATEMVVLLDDSGRPIGETPKEAVHTQKTPLHLAFSCYLLNDLGELLLTRRSPEKQTWPGVWTNSFCGHPAPGEDPKDAVLRRAHYELGVDVGRLELVLRSFRYRAVDPSGIVENELCPVYTARALGPLRPNPLEVADYAWMSPGLLAEALERTPAVFSPWLALQFPRLVEAQALKLGPQAFTDTTAARTNTEWRRFI; via the coding sequence ATGAACGCGACAGAAATGGTCGTCCTTCTCGACGACTCCGGCAGGCCCATCGGCGAAACCCCAAAAGAAGCAGTCCACACCCAAAAAACGCCACTGCATCTTGCATTTTCCTGCTACTTGCTCAATGACCTCGGCGAGCTCCTCCTCACACGCCGCTCCCCCGAAAAGCAGACATGGCCAGGTGTGTGGACCAACAGCTTCTGCGGGCATCCGGCTCCCGGCGAGGACCCCAAGGATGCTGTTCTCCGTCGCGCGCACTACGAGCTTGGAGTAGACGTGGGCCGGCTCGAGCTCGTCCTCCGCAGCTTCCGTTATCGCGCCGTGGACCCTTCGGGCATCGTCGAGAACGAGCTTTGCCCCGTCTATACGGCCCGGGCCCTGGGACCGCTCAGGCCAAATCCACTCGAAGTGGCTGACTACGCATGGATGTCTCCGGGACTTCTCGCAGAAGCCTTGGAGAGGACTCCTGCTGTCTTCAGCCCATGGCTGGCGCTGCAATTTCCGCGGCTCGTCGAAGCTCAAGCGCTCAAGCTTGGGCCACAAGCATTCACGGATACGACGGCGGCACGCACCAACACTGAATGGCGCCGTTTTATCTAA
- a CDS encoding beta-phosphoglucomutase family hydrolase, with protein MHMTDLRNAWTGASALLFDLDGVLTPTAVVHEQAWQELFDSYLADAGHPQGYQESDYFDHIDGKPRFDGVRDFLTSRGITLPEGPLDDAPANETVQGLGNRKNAIFNEIVDTRGVEPFPGSVKFINAALELGLKVAVVSSSRNAPAVLKAAGLDHHFTVVVDGQVAAAVGLPGKPDPATFTYAASLLDVPTQECIVVEDAVSGVQAGSAGNFQAVIGVDRGAGRQTLLDAGATLVVDDLNDLL; from the coding sequence ATGCACATGACTGATCTTCGTAATGCCTGGACTGGCGCTTCGGCGCTCTTGTTCGACCTCGACGGCGTGCTGACGCCAACTGCCGTGGTGCACGAGCAGGCCTGGCAGGAGCTGTTCGACTCCTACCTCGCCGATGCCGGGCACCCGCAGGGCTACCAGGAAAGCGACTACTTCGATCACATCGACGGCAAGCCACGCTTCGACGGCGTCCGGGACTTCCTCACCTCGCGCGGAATCACGCTGCCGGAAGGGCCCCTGGATGACGCCCCGGCGAACGAAACCGTGCAGGGCCTGGGAAACCGCAAGAACGCAATATTCAACGAGATCGTGGACACCCGCGGCGTCGAGCCTTTCCCCGGCTCGGTCAAGTTCATCAACGCCGCGCTTGAGCTGGGACTCAAGGTCGCCGTCGTGTCCTCCTCACGCAACGCCCCCGCGGTACTGAAGGCAGCCGGACTTGACCACCACTTCACGGTGGTCGTCGACGGTCAGGTAGCCGCCGCCGTCGGACTTCCCGGCAAGCCGGATCCGGCCACGTTCACTTACGCGGCGTCCCTGCTGGACGTCCCCACCCAGGAATGCATCGTGGTGGAAGACGCCGTTTCCGGCGTGCAGGCCGGCAGTGCCGGCAACTTCCAGGCCGTCATCGGCGTGGACCGCGGCGCTGGCCGCCAAACACTGCTCGACGCCGGCGCCACGCTGGTGGTCGACGACCTCAACGATCTTCTCTGA
- a CDS encoding glycosyl hydrolase family 65 protein: MALISSDRLRFPCEPWKLVESIHVPGDEGTLETLFALGNGHLGVRGAHSTRGDGELPGTFINGFHEIWDIKHAENAYGFARTGQRIVYVPDANNFTVSIDGEALSLAESTVLDYHRSVDFSTGVYEETTTWACRSGATVTTVERRAVGFDSRGCLGLELSVSADRDVSADIVSSVVNRQDQPVEDHSVHDPRRSGRHAGRVLLPLHLQGADGSLRLAWETSESRQRIAMAVDHWISAEGQPFETVVAEDESSVRYVLAINSGEAFRLEKTVSYVVAGRALTDDEDGGESLAADAEANLVPFSEILAQSQAHYGQYWTTADVAIGGQPELQQAVRWALFQLAQATARAGVAGIPAKGVSGSGYEGHYFWDQEVYLLPYLTYTNPDGARKVLESRHAMLPDARVRAKELSVDGALFPWRTINGLEASAYYAAGTAQFHIAAAIAFAANRYEWASGDASFRPDIGADLLIETARMWVSLGFFGKDGLFHIHGVTGPDEYTAVVNDNLYTNVMARFNLRAAAALEHEGIADTERLVWRQAAERMSLPYDPHLEVFSQDNDFMTLEPWDWNTPKSKYPLLLNFHPLVIYRHQVLKQADTVLAMFLQWQDFSAEEKQRAFDFYDPITTGDSTLSACVQGIMAAEVGYGDVALKHFTEALFIDLDNSHGNTIDGVHIASTGGIWSSLVCGFAGMRDQGEVLRFDPRLPVEWEGLSFRLKVRGRLLSVELVQGSIALTLVTGSGYSDEPLLIRVRDHDVTVSADTITVPLDTVPVPPPSIFPSVFPTAGLPIVRA; this comes from the coding sequence ATGGCACTCATCAGCTCTGATCGGCTGCGCTTTCCCTGCGAGCCTTGGAAGCTCGTGGAAAGTATCCACGTCCCCGGTGACGAGGGAACGCTGGAAACGCTGTTCGCCCTCGGCAACGGCCACCTTGGCGTCCGCGGCGCCCATTCCACGCGTGGCGACGGCGAACTTCCCGGCACGTTCATCAACGGCTTCCACGAGATCTGGGACATCAAGCACGCCGAGAATGCGTACGGCTTTGCGCGTACCGGCCAGCGGATTGTGTACGTCCCGGACGCCAATAACTTCACGGTATCAATCGATGGCGAGGCCCTGAGCCTGGCCGAATCCACGGTGCTGGACTACCACCGGAGTGTGGACTTCTCCACAGGCGTCTACGAGGAAACCACCACATGGGCTTGCCGCTCCGGCGCTACGGTCACCACTGTGGAGCGGCGGGCCGTCGGGTTCGATTCCCGCGGATGTCTTGGCCTGGAACTGTCCGTGAGCGCTGACCGCGACGTGTCCGCGGACATCGTTTCTAGCGTCGTAAACCGCCAGGACCAGCCTGTGGAGGACCACTCGGTCCATGACCCCAGGCGATCCGGCCGGCACGCCGGCCGTGTGCTGCTGCCCTTGCACCTCCAGGGTGCCGATGGCTCCCTGCGCCTGGCGTGGGAGACCTCGGAATCCCGCCAGCGCATTGCGATGGCGGTGGATCACTGGATCTCCGCCGAAGGCCAACCCTTCGAGACCGTGGTGGCGGAGGACGAGTCATCCGTGCGTTATGTCCTGGCCATCAACAGTGGCGAAGCATTCCGTCTGGAGAAGACGGTCAGCTACGTCGTGGCCGGGCGCGCACTGACGGATGATGAAGACGGCGGCGAGAGCCTGGCAGCGGACGCCGAGGCCAATCTGGTGCCGTTCTCCGAAATCCTCGCGCAGAGCCAGGCCCACTACGGCCAGTACTGGACCACCGCGGATGTTGCCATCGGCGGCCAGCCCGAACTCCAGCAAGCCGTGCGGTGGGCCCTCTTCCAGCTCGCGCAGGCAACAGCCCGCGCCGGTGTCGCCGGCATTCCGGCCAAGGGGGTCAGTGGTTCCGGGTATGAGGGCCACTACTTCTGGGACCAAGAGGTCTACCTCCTCCCGTATCTGACGTACACCAATCCTGACGGTGCCCGGAAAGTGCTCGAGTCACGACACGCCATGCTTCCGGATGCGCGTGTCCGCGCCAAGGAACTCAGCGTAGACGGAGCTCTTTTCCCGTGGCGAACCATCAATGGGCTGGAAGCGAGTGCCTACTACGCGGCCGGAACAGCCCAGTTCCACATCGCAGCTGCCATCGCGTTTGCTGCCAACCGCTACGAGTGGGCCAGCGGCGACGCCAGCTTCCGTCCCGACATTGGTGCCGACCTGCTCATTGAGACGGCACGGATGTGGGTCTCCCTGGGCTTCTTCGGCAAGGACGGACTCTTCCACATCCACGGCGTTACCGGACCGGATGAATACACCGCCGTGGTCAACGACAACCTCTACACCAACGTCATGGCCCGGTTTAACCTCCGTGCCGCGGCTGCGTTGGAACACGAAGGCATCGCTGACACCGAACGTTTGGTGTGGCGCCAAGCTGCCGAGCGCATGTCCCTGCCCTACGATCCCCACCTGGAAGTCTTCAGCCAGGACAACGACTTCATGACTTTGGAGCCCTGGGATTGGAACACGCCCAAGTCCAAGTACCCGCTGTTGCTGAACTTCCACCCCTTGGTGATCTATCGGCACCAGGTCCTTAAGCAGGCCGACACCGTGCTGGCCATGTTCCTCCAGTGGCAGGATTTCTCCGCCGAGGAAAAACAGCGGGCCTTCGACTTCTACGACCCCATCACCACCGGCGACTCCACCCTGTCCGCCTGCGTGCAGGGCATCATGGCCGCCGAAGTTGGGTACGGCGACGTCGCGCTGAAGCATTTCACCGAAGCGTTGTTCATTGACCTGGACAACTCACACGGCAACACGATCGACGGCGTCCACATCGCCTCCACCGGCGGAATTTGGAGCTCGTTGGTGTGCGGTTTCGCAGGAATGCGTGATCAGGGCGAGGTGCTGCGCTTCGATCCGCGGCTGCCCGTGGAGTGGGAAGGCCTCTCCTTCCGGCTCAAGGTTCGTGGTCGTTTGCTGTCTGTGGAACTCGTTCAGGGATCCATCGCGCTGACGCTCGTTACAGGTTCGGGTTACAGCGATGAGCCACTGCTGATTCGGGTTCGGGATCACGACGTCACTGTCAGTGCGGACACCATCACGGTGCCGCTGGATACGGTACCCGTCCCGCCACCGTCGATCTTTCCCAGCGTCTTCCCGACGGCAGGATTGCCGATCGTTCGGGCCTAA